The Desulfuromonadales bacterium sequence AGGACCGAGTTGCAGGCCGATTTGCGCGAGGAGCCGGTGCCGACGACGTCGCCGACGAAGGCGACCTGGAAGCCGTCCTTGCGGAACTGCGCGATCTCGGCGTTGCCTTTGGGGAAGCGGGTCTTGCCCATGGCCAGGGCGTGCAGCGGGATGTCCGGGCGGCTCCAGGCATCGCCGGCCGGAGAGAAGTCGTCGGTGTTGATCTCGCCGTCGACCTTGAAAACCTTGAGTTTGATCGTCTCGGGGACCCCTTTGCGGTTGGTGAACCACTCGGCGTCGGCCCAGCTCTTGAGGACCTTCTTGGCGGCGGCGTTGCTCTTGGCGAGCTCGACCACCTGGTCGAAGGCGTCGTAGACCAGGGTGATGCCGGCGAGGGCGCAGGCAGCCTCTTCGGCCAGCGCCTTGTCCTTGAGCGCCTCGACCAGCGGGGCGACGTTGTAGCCGCCGATCATGGTGCCGAGGATCTTGACGGCATCCTTCTTCGCCACCAGGGGCGATTTGATCTCCCCCTTGATGATCTGGCCGAGGAAGCCGGCCTTCACCTCGGCGGCGGGGT is a genomic window containing:
- a CDS encoding aconitate hydratase B gives rise to the protein MIEAYLRHEAERNAQGIPALPLSAEQAKDLCQLLQNPPKGKEDFLLNLLKERISPGVDPAAEVKAGFLGQIIKGEIKSPLVAKKDAVKILGTMIGGYNVAPLVEALKDKALAEEAACALAGITLVYDAFDQVVELAKSNAAAKKVLKSWADAEWFTNRKGVPETIKLKVFKVDGEINTDDFSPAGDAWSRPDIPLHALAMGKTRFPKGNAEIAQFRKDGFQVAFVGDVVGTGSSRKSACNSVL